Genomic DNA from Fimbriimonas ginsengisoli Gsoil 348:
CACGTTGACGGCTCTCGTTTTCAGAACTCAGCGAAAGTGGGTGCACTACGGTGGCTAAGCTCCACCCCCTCAAGGCCGTGGGATTGGTGGCCTTGGTCGGTACCCTCGTCGCCATCATCGCCGCTCCCTCGCCCCAGCTTCGCAAGCATCCCAGCCGCAAGGCGGTCCGCATTTGGCACATGTGGAGCGGCGAGTGGAAAGAGGTTGTGGACGACATCGTCGCCAAGTACAACGCCAGCCAGGACAAGTACGAGGTCGTTCCACTTTCTCTCCCCGAAGGGGCGGAGACCAAGCTTCAGATGGGGATCGCGGGCGGCGACCCGCCCGACGCCATCGTCGAGTGGAACCCGGTCATCCCAACTTGGGCGCAAGCTGGCCTCCTCCAACCGATGGACGAGCTGATGACTCCCGCGGAGCGAGCAGGATACGACCGTGACGCCTACCCGGTCGTCAAGCGGATCGGGATCTACAACGATCACATCTACGGCCTCGCCGTCGGTCTCAATCTCAGCGCCTGCTACGTGCGGAAAGACATTCTCAAAGAAGCCGGGGTCGACCCCGAGACTTGGGTGCCGAAAACCTTGGAGGAGCTCGAGGAAGTCGGTCATCGAATGGACCGCCGGGATAAGAACGGCAACCTCACGCGAATCGGCTTCATGCCGGTCGGATTCAACGCCCTCGCTCCCGCCTACGGCGGCGGGCTTTACGACTGGAACGGGAAGCAGCAGGTCACCATCGACACTCCCGAAAACCGGACCGCCATGCGTCACTCCGCCGAGGCGCGGAAACGGCTAGGATTCGACGACGTCGTCCGGTTCCAAAGCTCGCAAGGCTCCGATTTCGGCGGCGCCTGGTCGTTCATCCAGGGGTACTACGGCATCCTCATGGACGGTCAGTGGCGAGTCGAGCAGCTCAGAAAGTACGCCCCGGACGTTCCGTACCGCGTATTCCCTTTGCCGCCGCCAAAGGGCGGCCTTCCCCTTGCCGGAAGTACCGGAGGGAACTTCATCTTGATTCCAAAAGGAGCCAAGAACGTCGACGGTGCGTGGGATTTCGTCAAGTGGTGGAACGGGCTCGACGATCCGAACACCGCCGCCGACCCGTTCGTGAAAATGGCCCAAATGCCGCCGTCGCGAGCGGTCGCCAACACCGAGATCTACCGGCGATACCTGAAGGAGAATCCGGCCTTCGCGGTGTTCGTGTCGATGCTTCCCAGCCGCAACATTCAGCCGCTGCCGCCCGTGCCCTACCAGCTCTTCCTCAGCGACAAGCGAAACGCCGCCGAAGACGCCGCGCAACGTGGAAGCATCTCCCCCGACGATTCGCTCAAGCGACTCGATCAGCAGGTTCGCGCCGAGATCGCAAGGAGGAAGTCGCTTGGCTACCCCCAATAGCCCCGCCCTCGCCCTCAATCGCTGGCAGCGCCTGGCGATCCACTGTGCGCTGCTCGTTCTGTGCCTGCCCGCCATCCTGCCCGTGTTGTGGATGGTCTCTACTGCTCTGAAGAGCGATTCCGAGGTACTGAACTCCGCCGGCGTCTCGCTAAGCAGCCTCATCCCGAAGTCGGCCCATTGGAGCAACTTTCCCGACGCCCTCCGCTTCGTCCCGTTCGGCGTCTATCTGCGAAATACCCTCACCCTCTGCGCCATCACCGTTCTCGGCGTAGTGGTCTCGAGCGCGGTCGTCGCCTACGGCTTCGCTCGGATCCGGTTCAAGGGGAGCGGCTTCTGGTTTGCGACCATGATCGCCACGATGGCGCTGCCGGGCCAGGTGACGATGATTCCAGTCTTCGCCCTCTTCCGCTGGCTCGGCTGGTACGGCAGCTACCTTCCGCTCACCGTCCCGTCTTTTTGCGGCTCGGCGTTCTACATCTTCCTGCTGACCCAGTTCTTCAAGACGGTCCCTGAAGAGTTGGCCGAATCCGCCCGTCTCGACGGCGCCCAAGAATGGACCGTCTTCACCCGGATCGTTCTTCCCCTCGCCAAGCCCGCGCTCGCCACCTGCGCCCTTTTCCAGTTCCTCGGCACTTGGAACGACTTCATGGGCCCGCTCCTGTACATCAACGACCCGAACAAGTACACCCTCGCCTACGGTCTCCAGCAGTTCTATTCCAGCTACGGCAGCAAGTGGGGACTCCTCATGGCCGCCGCCACCGTATTCACCCTCCCCATCGTCCTCCTCTTCTTCCTCGCCCAACGAACCTTCGTGCAGGGGATCTCGACGACGGGCGGGCGGAACTAAGAATCTAGGTCTGGAGTGGCACGGGCGGCCCGCCCGTGGGTATCAGGGGCAGCCTGCCCCTGAAAAATGTTGGCCGAGTTGCACACGGCTTAAGAACGCCACAAGACTCACACCCTCTCAAAATTCGGCAACTCGCCGAAAACAAGGGTGTGAGCACGCAGCCGTTCTTTACTCGGGATCGCCTTTTGATGATGGCGCTCCTGATCCTGTCCGCCCTGGTGTACCTGCCGGCGCTGGGCGGGTTGCCGATTCTGGACGATCATATGATCTCCTCCGGAGCGGCGATCGGCGGCGGAAAATCGCTCCGCGACTGCTTCACCGAGCCGTTCCTGTTCCACTACTTCCGCCCGCTGGTCTCGGCCAGCTTCTGGTTGGAGATGCGATTCCACGGCGCGAATCCATTCCTCCTCCACCAAACGAACATCGTGATCCATGTGATCACCACCTATCTGATCGTGGTGCTCGCCCAGTCGTGCGGCCTCTCCCGGAAGGCGGCGCTGCTCGGTGGGCTCTTCTTCGCGATCCAACCAGCGCAGGTCGGAGCGGTCGCGTGGATCGGCGGGCGCACGGACTCTCAGGCCTGCCTCTTCTTCGTCCTGATGATGATCGGGGTCGCCAAGTTCTATCAGGGTGGCAAATGGTGGTGGGTCGCCGTCGGAGTGCTATCGGCTTGGGCCGCCTTGCTCACCAAGGAACAGGTCCTCCCGGCGGTGCTGCTCGCTCCTCTCGCCGGATTCGCGTTCGGCGCGAGCCGCCGCCGGATCTTCTGGTCGGCGGTCCCGTTCGCTGCCACCACCGTCAGCTTCCTCGCGCTATTCCTCCTCGGCTCCCCCGAGATC
This window encodes:
- a CDS encoding extracellular solute-binding protein; translation: MAKLHPLKAVGLVALVGTLVAIIAAPSPQLRKHPSRKAVRIWHMWSGEWKEVVDDIVAKYNASQDKYEVVPLSLPEGAETKLQMGIAGGDPPDAIVEWNPVIPTWAQAGLLQPMDELMTPAERAGYDRDAYPVVKRIGIYNDHIYGLAVGLNLSACYVRKDILKEAGVDPETWVPKTLEELEEVGHRMDRRDKNGNLTRIGFMPVGFNALAPAYGGGLYDWNGKQQVTIDTPENRTAMRHSAEARKRLGFDDVVRFQSSQGSDFGGAWSFIQGYYGILMDGQWRVEQLRKYAPDVPYRVFPLPPPKGGLPLAGSTGGNFILIPKGAKNVDGAWDFVKWWNGLDDPNTAADPFVKMAQMPPSRAVANTEIYRRYLKENPAFAVFVSMLPSRNIQPLPPVPYQLFLSDKRNAAEDAAQRGSISPDDSLKRLDQQVRAEIARRKSLGYPQ
- a CDS encoding carbohydrate ABC transporter permease — protein: MATPNSPALALNRWQRLAIHCALLVLCLPAILPVLWMVSTALKSDSEVLNSAGVSLSSLIPKSAHWSNFPDALRFVPFGVYLRNTLTLCAITVLGVVVSSAVVAYGFARIRFKGSGFWFATMIATMALPGQVTMIPVFALFRWLGWYGSYLPLTVPSFCGSAFYIFLLTQFFKTVPEELAESARLDGAQEWTVFTRIVLPLAKPALATCALFQFLGTWNDFMGPLLYINDPNKYTLAYGLQQFYSSYGSKWGLLMAAATVFTLPIVLLFFLAQRTFVQGISTTGGRN